The following proteins are co-located in the Rattus norvegicus strain BN/NHsdMcwi chromosome 19, GRCr8, whole genome shotgun sequence genome:
- the Il17c gene encoding interleukin-17C precursor, with amino-acid sequence MATVTATVMCLLLLAWLPTGITHQDPPFWGKPRSHKTTLRCYSAEELSHGQAPPHLLTRSARWEQALPVALVASLEATGRRRQQEGPLPGTQCPVLRPEEVLEADTHERSISPWRYRIDTDENRYPQKLAVAECLCRGCINAKTGRETAALNSVQLLQSLLVLRRRPCSQDGAADPTPGSFTFHTEFIRVPVGCTCVLPRSTQ; translated from the exons ATGGCCACTGTCACTGCCACTGTGATG TGTCTCCTGCTTCTAGCCTGGTTGCCTACTGGGATAACCCACCAAGATCCCCCATTCTGGGGGAAACCCCGAAGCCATAAGACGACATTGAGGTGCTACTCGGCTGAGGAGCTCTCTCACGGGCAGGCTCCTCCGCACCTGCTAACTCGAAGTGCCAGGTGGGAGCAGGCCCTCCCTGTGGCCCTAGTGGCCAGTCTGGAGGCCACAGGCCGCAGGAGACAGCAAGAAGGACCTCTACCTGGAACACAGTGCCCCGTGCTGCGGCCAGAGGAGGTGCTGGAAGCTGACACCCACGAGCGCTCCATCTCACCATGGAGATATCG CATCGACACAGATGAGAACCGCTACCCGCAGAAGCTGGCAGTGGCGGAATGCTTGTGTCGGGGTTGCATCAACGCCAAGACGGGTCGCGAGACCGCTGCCCTGAACTCTGTGCAGCTGCTGCAGAGCCTACTGGTGCTGAGACGACGGCCCTGCTCCCAAGACGGTGCCGCAGACCCTACACCAGGATCTTTCACCTTCCACACTGAGTTCATCCGCGTGCCTGTCGGTTGCACCTGTGTTCTTCCCAGGTCTACGCAGTGA
- the Cyba gene encoding cytochrome b-245 light chain: MGQIEWAMWANEQALASGLILITGGIVATAGRFTQWYFGAYSIVAGVLICLLEYPRGKRKKGSTMERCGQKYLTAVVKLFGPLTRNYYVRAVLHLLLSVPAGFLLATILGTVCLAIASVIYLLAAIRGEQWTPIEPKPKERPQVGGTIKQPPTNPPPRPPAEVRKKPSEAEEEAASAGGPQVNPIPVTDEVV; encoded by the exons TCCTCATCACAGGGGGCATCGTGGCTACTGCGGGACGCTTCACGCAGTGGTACTTTGGTGCTTACTCTAT TGTTGCAGGAGTGCTCATCTGTCTGCTGGAGTACCCCCggggaaagaggaaaaagggCTCCACCATGGAGCGGTG TGGACAGAAGTACCTGACCGCTGTGGTGAAGCTGTTCGGGCCCCTCACCAGAAATTACTACGTCCGGGCTGTCCTCCACTTACT GCTGTCCGTGCCTGCAGGCTTCCTGCTGGCCACCATCCTGGGGACCGTCTGCTTGGCCATTGCCAGTGTGATCTACCTGCTG GCAGCCATCCGGGGTGAGCAGTGGACTCCCATTGAGCCTAAACCCAAGGAGCGGCCGCAggttggaggcaccatcaagcaGCCACCTACCAACCCCCCACCCCGGCCACCAGCGGAGGTCCGCAAGAAGCCAAGTGAGGCCGAAGAGGAGGCAGCCTCGGCAGGAGGACCCCAGGTTAACCCAATTCCAGTGACAGATGAGGTCGTGTGA